The following proteins are co-located in the Portunus trituberculatus isolate SZX2019 chromosome 16, ASM1759143v1, whole genome shotgun sequence genome:
- the LOC123504448 gene encoding uncharacterized protein LOC123504448 — MGKARVCAVFGCRPSKDSNLRYHKFPSNVNLASQWIYKCFRSDHINIKYAVVCERHFSSAQIERNLKYELLNLPVPRTVRNLKQDAIPDQNLPSRGHRCQGIGPPPAFKDLNMPRTFVPKGERQTGRTTFKEAFQYHVETGCSIREASKKFGMKVILQDAVSRSRKLSDGKTFVPLHGSPHKVFTKEQETQLCDYAIKIAKKTQLPAKKLRKLAYQYALACKSPCIPSAWEREQCATRDWYYAFMTRHPQLTLKALEGMPIARAVSFNKHSVGMFFDAYIEAMEKYRISPDRIFNLDESSLSTVMEPLKVACEKGKPVASQISHERGKSMTFVGIISAGGSFLPPVFIIPRNRWDDSFMKGTLAGSKGVLNHNGWMNGECFFQTLEHIQEKTFCSPENKILLIMDDAECHMNIKAIEYAMNNGIVIVTLPSHTTDKLQPLDVAVFGPFKLHMRGLLNDYSLVHPQTHITEHMLPGFASKAWIRACTPLNVISGFSATGIWPVNRNIFPDEVYRRAAVTDQPEPPLDNDREDHTAVASPTSHHPSNATEEPVISVSIVSSSTVFDCPPPLPSRDSSITTAAIPSTSSAGLSPQDIRPYPKVAARPRGKERKKVHACILTKNEAIENLREKSKKKSVAKKKKSCKTTKKKPQEPSSSEDEDNPEVVLDDSSEYSDEVDGEAEDQPYPFVQEAEIGDFIFVECW, encoded by the exons ATGGGTAAAGCAAGAGTGTGCGCTGTATTTGGATGTAGACCTAGTAAGGACAGCAACCTAAGATACCATAAATTCCCATCTAATGTTAACCTTGCTAGTCAGTGGATATATAAGTGTTTCCGTTCAGACCATATTAATATTAAGTATGCTGTGGTTTGTGAACGACATTTTAGTTCAGCCCAGATTGAACGAAATCTGAAGTACGAACTTTTAAATTTGCCGGTTCCACGAACTGTGAGAAATTTAAAACAGGATGCAATTCCTGATCAGAATCTGCCATCACGAGGACACAGATGCCAAGGAATCGGCCCTCCACCAGCATTTAAAG ACTTAAACATGCCCAGGACGTTTGTGCCAAAGGGGGAGAGGCAAACAGGCAGAACTACTTTCAAGGAGGCTTTTCAGTACCATGTGGAAACAGGATGCAGTATCAGGGAAGCTTCCAAGAAGTTTGGAATGAAAGTGATCTTACAGGACGCAGTCAGTAGATCCAGAAAGTTATCTGATGGTAAGACCTTTGTCCCTCTCCATGGTAGTCCCCACAAGGTCTTCACAAAGGAGCAGGAGACACAGCTTTGTGATTACGCCATCAAGATTGCAAAGAAGACCCAGCTCCCAGCCAAGAAGCTCCGTAAGCTGGCTTACCAGTACGCACTTGCCTGTAAGTCACCATGCATCCCGTCAGCCTGGGAGAGGGAACAGTGTGCCACTAGGGACTGGTACTATGCATTCATGACTCGCCACCCACAGCTGACTCTGAAGGCTTTGGAAGGAATGCCCATTGCCAGGGCTGTAAGCTTCAATAAGCACAGTGTGGGCATGTTTTTTGATGCTTATATTGAGGCTATGGAAAAATACAGAATTAGTCCTGACAGGATATTCAATCTTGATGAGAGCAGTCTAAGTACCGTAATGGAACCTTTAAAGGTTGCCTGTGAGAAAGGCAAGCCAGTAGCATCGCAGATTTCTcatgaaagaggaaaatcaaTGACTTTCGTGGGAATTATAAGTGCTGGAGGTAGTTTCCTTCCTCCAGTATTCATAATTCCAAGAAATCGCTGGGATGACTCCTTTATGAAAGGGACACTTGCAGGATCTAAAGGTGTCCTCAATCACAATGGCTGGATGAATGGGGAATGTTTCTTTCAAACACTAGAGCATATTCAAGAAAAGACATTCTGCAGCCCAGAGAACAAGATCCTTCTAATTATGGACGATGCAGAATGCCATATGAACATCAAAGCCATTGAATATGCAATGAACAATGGCATAGTGATTGTGACTCTGCCATCCCATACCACTGATAAATTACAGCCATTGGATGTTGCTGTCTTTGGGCCCTTTAAGTTGCATATGCGAGGACTATTGAATGACTATTCCCTCGTGCATCCTCAGACCCACATTACAGAGCACATGCTCCCAGGTTTTGCCTCCAAAGCATGGATTAGAGCCTGCACTCCCTTAAATGTGATAAGTGGATTTTCAGCTACTGGCATCTGGCCAGTAAATAGAAACATATTTCCTGATGAGGTCTACAGGAGAGCAGCTGTCACTGACCAGCCAGAACCACCACTGGACAACGATAGGGAAGACCACACTGCTGTAGCCAGCCCTACCAGCCACCACCCAAGCAATGCAACTGAGGAACCTGTCATTTCAGTAAGCATAGTTTCTTCCTCCACGGTGTTTGACTGTCCTCCACCATTACCCTCTAGGGACAGTAGTATTACTACAGCTGCCATTCCATCTACCTCCAGCGCGGGCCTATCACCACAAGACATTCGTCCCTATCCTAAGGTTGCAGCACGACctcgagggaaagagaggaagaaggtccATGCATGCATCCTCACAAAAAATGAGGCCATCGAGAACCTCCGagagaagagcaaaaagaagagtgtggcaaagaaaaagaaaagttgcaaGACCACAAAGAAAAAGCCTCAAGAGCCATCCAGCAGTGAAGATGAGGACAACCCTGAAGTGGTTCTGGATGACTCATCTGAATATTCTGATGAAGTGGATGGTGAAGCAGAAGACCAGCCCTATCCATTTGTGCAGGAGGCAGAAATAGGGGACTTTATTTTTGTGGAATGTTGGTAA